In uncultured Cohaesibacter sp., a genomic segment contains:
- a CDS encoding L,D-transpeptidase family protein has protein sequence MKNTKSGLTEIVTNLKMSRRKFLSTGSQILAGFATVASAPAFAQGVNPIDEVLSQSPVEWGDRFDTPGQTVAAVRTAEPTLSPSTATNIENAMQIYYGIVQRGGWPIVPDDAALSLGHKSEAVVILRDRLSMSGDLTQNDGVRDVFDSYVDAAVRRFQSRHGIQPDGVIGKETFAAMNVPVEVRLRQLETNLVRVRSMSGFLGQRYVMVNIPAAEIETVEDGLVHSRHTAVVGKIDRQTPVLKSKIHEINFNPYWHVPESIIRKDLIPKMLKDPNYLRDNKIHIRDLRNNIELDASQVDWTTNEALNYQFRQEPGAKNSMGSIKINFHNKYSVYLHDTPSKTLFGNSYRFHSSGCVRVQNVREFVVWVLEDTPGWDRFAIDEVIKSGEREDVQVKGNVPIYMTYITAWATNEGMIHFREDIYDRDGLTAMSPENTPVQG, from the coding sequence ATGAAAAACACCAAATCGGGGCTGACTGAGATCGTGACAAACCTGAAAATGAGTCGCCGCAAATTCCTGTCAACGGGGTCCCAGATCCTGGCTGGATTTGCAACAGTTGCTTCTGCACCTGCTTTTGCACAGGGGGTCAACCCGATTGATGAGGTGTTGAGCCAAAGCCCGGTCGAATGGGGGGATCGTTTCGATACACCCGGTCAGACCGTCGCCGCGGTCCGCACAGCAGAGCCGACATTGTCGCCTTCTACTGCCACGAATATCGAAAATGCCATGCAGATCTATTATGGCATCGTCCAGCGTGGTGGCTGGCCAATTGTTCCTGATGACGCAGCGCTTTCGCTTGGCCACAAATCCGAAGCGGTTGTCATCTTGCGCGATCGCCTCAGCATGTCAGGGGATCTGACACAGAATGACGGCGTCCGGGATGTCTTCGATTCCTATGTCGATGCGGCTGTCCGGCGCTTTCAGTCCCGCCATGGCATTCAGCCCGATGGCGTCATTGGCAAGGAAACCTTCGCCGCAATGAATGTGCCGGTCGAGGTTCGTTTGCGTCAGCTTGAAACCAATCTGGTGCGCGTGCGTTCCATGTCGGGCTTCCTCGGGCAGCGCTACGTGATGGTCAATATCCCGGCGGCGGAAATCGAAACCGTCGAAGATGGTCTCGTCCATTCCCGTCATACCGCTGTTGTCGGCAAGATCGACCGGCAGACGCCTGTGCTCAAGAGCAAGATTCACGAGATCAACTTTAACCCATATTGGCATGTGCCCGAGAGCATCATCCGCAAGGATCTGATCCCGAAAATGCTCAAGGATCCCAACTATCTTCGTGATAACAAGATCCATATTCGCGATCTCAGGAACAATATCGAGCTCGATGCATCGCAAGTGGACTGGACGACCAACGAAGCGCTGAATTACCAGTTCCGTCAGGAGCCGGGTGCCAAGAATTCGATGGGGTCGATCAAGATCAACTTCCACAACAAATATTCTGTCTATCTGCATGATACGCCGTCCAAGACCCTGTTTGGCAACAGCTACCGTTTCCATTCCTCGGGCTGCGTGCGCGTGCAGAATGTGCGCGAATTCGTGGTTTGGGTTCTCGAAGATACGCCCGGTTGGGATCGTTTCGCCATTGACGAAGTCATCAAGTCAGGCGAGCGAGAAGATGTTCAGGTCAAGGGCAATGTGCCCATCTATATGACCTACATTACGGCCTGGGCGACAAATGAAGGCATGATTCACTTCCGTGAAGACATTTATGACCGCGATGGCCTAACCGCCATGAGCCCGGAAAACACGCCAGTACAGGGATAA
- a CDS encoding serine hydroxymethyltransferase: MSEPKPGEIYIEFTAIGQQVKAVAVDASTGVEVSVFGPASVSRQDLQNLAVRKLKRRLEQLGNG; the protein is encoded by the coding sequence ATGTCCGAACCGAAGCCCGGTGAAATCTACATTGAATTCACAGCCATCGGCCAGCAGGTCAAGGCCGTTGCGGTTGATGCATCCACCGGTGTAGAGGTCAGCGTGTTCGGTCCGGCCTCCGTTTCCCGTCAGGATTTGCAAAATCTGGCCGTGCGCAAGTTGAAGCGTCGGCTGGAGCAGTTGGGCAACGGTTAA
- a CDS encoding MarR family winged helix-turn-helix transcriptional regulator, whose product MITSQRAVETVSEAEGDVELKPLYMDALRLVERLHRRLLDVIKDEFERRGRTDVNSVQALLLFNIGDSEVTAGELRSRGYYQGSNVSYNLKKLVDMGYVNHERSRVDRRSVRISLSDKGLEVRHIVSELYERHIATIEQVGGITSEDFELLNKSLQRLERFWTDQILYRL is encoded by the coding sequence ATGATTACGTCACAACGCGCAGTGGAAACAGTTAGTGAAGCTGAGGGCGACGTAGAGCTTAAACCACTCTACATGGACGCACTCAGGCTCGTCGAACGCCTACATCGCAGACTCCTTGATGTCATCAAGGATGAATTTGAACGTCGTGGAAGAACCGACGTCAACAGCGTTCAGGCTTTGCTTTTGTTCAACATTGGCGATTCTGAAGTGACTGCTGGCGAATTGCGCTCCCGCGGATATTATCAGGGTTCCAACGTTTCCTACAATCTGAAGAAACTGGTTGATATGGGATATGTCAATCATGAGCGGTCGCGCGTCGATCGTCGTTCGGTCCGCATTTCGCTTTCCGACAAGGGGTTGGAAGTGCGTCATATCGTGAGTGAGCTGTATGAACGGCATATCGCCACCATCGAACAGGTCGGCGGCATCACGTCAGAAGATTTCGAGCTGCTGAACAAGTCTCTGCAACGCCTTGAACGCTTCTGGACCGATCAGATTCTCTATCGTCTTTAA
- a CDS encoding enoyl-CoA hydratase/isomerase family protein: MSDIDFEKRGSVGLVLLNRAKALNALTIEMIKALSAQLEAWKTDDDVKAVILTSTSERAFSAGADIRFVYNNRANPPYEFFRVEYLMNCAMKRYPKPYISLIDGIVMGGGVGLSFHGKYVAVGSKTMFAMPETGIGFFPDVGGAYLLPRMPGKLGIYCGLTGGRLGQADCLRSGLATHCIEPDHFPTIIEEIAKGRDPEETLKAYTSHPQGTGLDDEALHIIEEAFSGNSVSEIIARLQAMAQPFAKQTLDMLLSRSPMSVHIAFEQMKRGREMEFEDCMQMEYRILEHILKGSDFYEGVRATIVDKDGAPDWQPSSFGDVAEEAVLSHFMPLEAERELFKAR, translated from the coding sequence TTGAGCGATATAGATTTTGAAAAACGCGGTTCTGTCGGATTGGTGCTTCTCAATCGGGCAAAAGCACTGAACGCGCTGACGATTGAAATGATCAAGGCGCTTTCCGCGCAGCTGGAAGCTTGGAAGACAGATGATGATGTGAAAGCCGTCATCCTGACCTCAACCAGTGAGCGGGCCTTTTCAGCCGGAGCTGATATCCGCTTTGTCTATAACAATCGCGCCAACCCGCCATATGAGTTTTTTCGCGTCGAATATCTGATGAATTGCGCCATGAAACGCTATCCCAAACCCTATATCTCACTCATTGACGGTATCGTGATGGGGGGAGGGGTCGGGCTGTCCTTTCACGGAAAATATGTTGCTGTTGGCAGCAAGACCATGTTCGCCATGCCCGAAACCGGCATTGGTTTCTTCCCCGATGTTGGCGGAGCCTATCTGCTGCCGCGCATGCCCGGAAAGCTCGGTATCTATTGCGGCCTGACCGGAGGTCGGCTCGGTCAGGCTGATTGCCTGAGGTCAGGGCTGGCAACCCATTGCATCGAACCGGACCATTTCCCCACCATCATCGAAGAGATTGCCAAGGGCCGAGATCCGGAAGAGACCCTTAAGGCTTACACATCGCACCCTCAGGGAACCGGGCTTGATGATGAAGCCCTCCATATCATTGAAGAGGCTTTTTCGGGGAACTCTGTCAGCGAGATCATTGCCAGACTGCAAGCCATGGCCCAGCCCTTCGCAAAGCAGACGCTTGACATGCTGCTGTCCCGCTCTCCCATGTCTGTTCACATTGCCTTCGAACAGATGAAGCGAGGCAGAGAAATGGAATTTGAAGACTGCATGCAGATGGAATATCGTATTCTGGAACATATCCTCAAGGGCAGTGATTTCTATGAGGGCGTGCGGGCGACGATCGTTGACAAGGATGGCGCTCCCGATTGGCAGCCATCTTCTTTTGGCGATGTTGCCGAGGAGGCGGTGCTTTCGCATTTCATGCCGCTCGAAGCCGAGCGGGAACTGTTCAAAGCCCGTTAA